From the genome of Scytonema hofmannii PCC 7110, one region includes:
- a CDS encoding DUF7680 family protein yields the protein MQEFQLRVVPTDNNNFALELYQCAYKKAGEKKRPSAKRIGRLKGNALVQAKQAIYDCLKANNYDPKTLKSARQSPYILSEESGVNLALLFQTLQPLSKPERIANITKGITAMSNEESHYWFAKISNGKRSQALRAIRVLLGD from the coding sequence ATGCAAGAGTTCCAATTGCGAGTGGTTCCTACAGATAATAATAACTTTGCCCTTGAGTTGTACCAGTGTGCTTATAAGAAAGCGGGAGAAAAAAAGCGTCCTTCTGCCAAGCGCATTGGGCGTTTAAAGGGCAATGCTTTGGTGCAGGCGAAACAGGCAATTTATGATTGTTTGAAAGCTAATAACTATGACCCCAAAACTTTAAAGAGCGCTCGGCAAAGTCCTTATATCTTAAGTGAAGAATCTGGAGTGAATTTAGCTTTACTGTTTCAAACTTTACAACCCCTGTCTAAACCAGAGCGAATTGCTAATATTACTAAAGGAATTACTGCTATGAGTAATGAAGAATCGCACTACTGGTTTGCCAAGATTAGTAATGGGAAACGTTCTCAGGCTTTGAGGGCAATTCGGGTGCTACTCGGAGATTAA
- a CDS encoding type II toxin-antitoxin system RelE/ParE family toxin, which yields MKQHIISPKANQDLKEIIDYFTSRSIDAGKRFVDEFNKKCRNLAKFPNMGRSYADIKDYVRDVPLNGYIILYRVRDNGIEILRVVRATVQPDGTEISTIKQALNRNPVERLSLMAKVTY from the coding sequence ATGAAACAACATATTATCTCCCCAAAGGCAAATCAAGATTTAAAGGAAATTATTGATTATTTTACGAGTCGTAGTATTGATGCTGGAAAGCGTTTTGTTGATGAGTTTAATAAAAAATGTAGGAATCTTGCCAAGTTCCCTAACATGGGACGCAGCTATGCCGATATTAAAGATTATGTACGGGATGTACCTCTAAATGGTTACATCATTCTTTACCGAGTGAGAGATAACGGAATTGAAATTTTACGTGTAGTCAGGGCAACAGTGCAACCAGATGGCACAGAAATCAGTACTATCAAACAAGCCCTAAATCGTAACCCGGTTGAGAGGCTATCGTTGATGGCGAAAGTAACTTACTGA
- a CDS encoding UPF0175 family protein codes for MDYAELGRRIRLGREDASRSEKLSKFPNEYIEMVFDTYQLCYISLSKLAELLEITLEEAKDELKARNIPINLGVNSELELLSDIENA; via the coding sequence ATGGATTACGCAGAACTAGGTCGCAGGATTCGTCTTGGTAGAGAAGATGCGTCACGCTCAGAAAAGTTAAGTAAGTTTCCCAATGAGTATATAGAGATGGTTTTTGATACATACCAATTATGTTACATCAGTTTAAGTAAGTTAGCTGAACTGTTAGAAATAACTTTGGAAGAGGCAAAAGATGAATTAAAAGCCAGAAATATTCCTATTAATTTAGGTGTTAATTCTGAGTTAGAACTTTTAAGCGATATTGAGAACGCTTAA